Part of the Tenebrio molitor chromosome 4, icTenMoli1.1, whole genome shotgun sequence genome, AGATTCGATGTGCTTGCAGTATTTTAGGCAGtgtaaatgaataaatattttgaaaaatgaggAAAATCTGCTTGTGAAGTAGCAGTGACAGTAGTTTTTGATTGTGTGGCCAACAGCAGAAAACTAAAATCACCAGGAATAGAAAGTAACTAACATAACCTAGCTTTGTCACGTTTAGTTGTTGGAGTGGGTGCTTGTGTGTGCGATTCGTGGAGTTTCGGTAAAAATGGTTAAAAAACGTTACAATTGGAAGTCGCGACAAGTTGTGAATACGATTGTCGACGATTCAGCGACGAAAAAGGTAGAGATTTGGATTTTTTGGGGTTTGAGGTTAGGTCGGTTTTGTTTTTAGATCCAGTTGGATTTGCAAGTCGAAGGTCACTACGACCGAAGCAATGAACTCGTGTTGCCCTCGAAGAAGCGCAAGACGAAAATTAAAGAGGACAAAAAGACGGTCACGAGAATTCTATCGAAAAAGCAGCGGAAGAAATTAGAGAAGGTCGTggagaaaaagaagaagaaagagaACGTGAGTTAATTGAAAGTGGTGGGGACGTTGTAACGAGTTGCATTTCAGCGGGCCTCTTTGCTTGAGGCCCTGTCGAAGGTCCAAGCCACACCGGAAGAGTTGAGTCAGCTGACTTCGATCGCCGCGGTACAAACGAAGGGTCTGAAGCGGCACCGCTTCGAAGAGTCGAATCCGGACAAGTCTAAGAGGCCGAAAAGAGACCTGCAGATATTGTCCGGTGAAGTAAAATTGAACAGTTTGTCGGGGGCGAAGAGGCGGCAGTTGGTTGAAGGTGAAGGGAGTGGTAGGAAGCAAAGCGATGACCCGAACGTGGTGGGGTTCGAGTTGTCGGATTCTGGCAACGACAGCGAGTCCGAGAGTGAATCTGGATTGGAAGGGAAACCTGAGCCGGAGGCTGAAGAAAGCGAACCAGAACAGAAATCTGCGCCTGATCACGAGAGCGAGGCGGAAGGCGAGCCGGAGCTTCAGGGGGCTCAACCTGCAAAGTCCCAACCTGTGGAGAAACTAGAGCCCCAACCTGTGGAGAAACCAGAGCCCCAACCTGTGGAGAAACCAGAGCCCCAACCTGTGGAGAAACCTGAGCCCGTGAAAACGGAAAAATCGGAACCGAAAGCTGCAGCCAAGCCTGCGGTGTACGTGGACGTCATCCGCGACGACAAAATCCAAGAAGCTCGGCTGAAACTGCCGATTCTGGCCGAAGAGCAGCAGATAATGGAAGTGATCAACGAGAATCCGGTGGTGATCATCGCCGGAGAAACCGGGAGCGGGAAGACGACCCAAGTCCCGCAGTTCTTGTACGAAGGCGGCTACGCCCTCAAGAAGCAAATCGTCGTGACGGAGCCGAGAAGGGTGGCGGCGATAGCGATGTCCAAACGCGTGGCCGAAGAGATGAACCTGAGCCCCAGAGAGGTGTCGTATTTGATACGTTTCGAAGGAAACGTGACCGACGACACCAAAATCAAATTCATGACGGACGGAGTCCTGCTGAAAGAAGTCCAAAACGATTTTCTGCTGTCTCAGTACTCGGTGGTGATTTTGGACGAAGCGCACGAGAGGTCGGCGTACACGGATATCTTGATAGGGTTGCTGTCGCGGATCGTACCTCTGAGGCGGAAACGCGGGGACCCCCTGAAGTTGATCGTCATGTCTGCTACGCTCCGCACTGAAGACTTCACGATGAACAGGAGGCTGTTCAAGACTCCGCCCCCGGTTGTGACAGTCGACAGCCGCCAGTTTCCCGTCACTATACATTTCAACAAGCGAACAGACGAGGATTATTTGAGCGAAAGCTTCAACAAGGCGGTGAAAGTACATACGAAGCTCCCGGAAGGtggaattttgatttttctcacGGGTCAACAAGAGGTCACCGCTTTGGTGAAGAAGTTGCGGTCCAAGTTTCCCCTTAGAGGCAAGCCGGTTGATATTGTGGAGGAGGAGAAACCGAAGAAACGGAAAGAGAAGAAAGTGTACGCCCCTGCAGTGAATTTGGACGATTACGGCGCCGATTGGTCGAGCGATAGCGAGGAGGAGGATTCGGAGGAACGTCCGGCGTACAACGCCCAGCCCTTGTGGGTGTTGCCGTTGTATTCGATGCTGCCCACCCACAAACAAAACGAAGTGTTCAGACCGCCCCCTGCCGGGTGTAGATTGTGCGTGGTGAGTACGAACGTGGCCGAGACAAGCTTGACGATTCCCAACGTCAAATACGTGATTGACAGTGGGCGGAGCAAAGTGAAACTGTACGATAAAGTTACGGGTGTGAGCAGTTACGTGGTCACGTGGACTAGTAAGGCGTCGGCCGACCAACGAGCCGGGAGGGCGGGGCGTACGGGGCCGGGTCACTGTTACCGCCTCTACTCGAGCGCCGTCTTCAACGACACATTCCAAGCTTTCAGCGTGCCGGAAATCCAACAAAAACCAGTCGACGATCTGTACCTGCAGATGAAATGCCTGGGGATCGACAAAGTGGTGAATTTCCCCTTCCCGACAGCTCCCGATCTGTTACAATTGAAAACAGCCGAGCATCGACTGGAAGTTTTGGGGGCGTTGCACAAAGGAGAGGTCACGCCTTTGGGGCGGGCCATCGCGAAGTTCCCGGTCCTACCCAgatttggaaaaatgttggCGTTGAGTCACCAGCAGGACTTGCTACCTTACACCATCTGTCTGGTGGCGGCGCTGTCGGTACAAGAAGTGCTGCTGGAGAGACCGATCGGACAGAATCACGACGCGCAGGTGTCACTGAAGTGGGCGGGGCTCAGGAGACAGTGGGCGGGCACCGGCAACTCGCTGTTATTGGGCGACAACATGGTGCTGCTGAGGGCGGTCGGTGCGGCCGAGTACGCCAACAGTCAAGGAAAACTCGAGAAGTTCTGTTTGGAGAACGGCCTGAGACACAAGGCGGTCGTCGAGATCAGAAAGTTGCGTCTGCAGCTGACCAACGAGATCAAGGCCAACCTGCCGGAGGCGGAGTTCGTCGTGGACCCGCAACTGGCTCCGCCCACCGACCTTCAAGCCAAGCTGCTCCGGCAAGTGTTGCTGTCGGGGATGGGCGACCAAATCGCCAAGAAAATCGGAACCGACGAGGCGGAAGATTCCAAGAAGTTGAAGTACGCTTATCACGCCAACAACATGGAGGATCCCGTGTTCCTCCACTCTTCGTCCGCGCTGAGAAAGACGCTTCCCGAGTTCGTGATCTACCAGGAAATCTACGAAACCAACAAGATCTACATGCGCGGTGTCACCGCGATCGAACCCGAGTGGCTGCCGGTGTACGTGCCCCATCTGTGCAATCTGAGCGAACCCCTTAGCGATCCCGAGCCCCGGTACGACGCCTCCACCGGAAGAGTGTACTGCACGGTGGGCGGGACTTTCGGTACTCAAGCTTGGAGTTTATCGAACGTCGAAATCGAACACCCCAGGACCATAAACTATTACAAGTGGTTCGGGAGGTTCCTCCTAGAAGGCGTGGTCTTCCCCAAGttgcaaaaatacaaaagcGTGCTGTTGAGCCAGCCGGGAATCATGGTGAAGAGCTGGGCGAAGCTGCAGCCGAGGACCGACGCCATCTTGAAGGCGTTGCTGTCGAAGGAGGTCGTTTCCAAAGTTCGGCTGGAGGAGATATGGAAGGACACGCCCAAGTGTAAGTCACGTCGTCTGATTGGTCGGTTTATGAAGGCGGAGTCTTTTGCAGTTTTGTTGGAGGCGTACTTGAGGTGGGTGCCCGAATCGGCGTACGGCGAAGTCAGTTTGATGTGGCCGCCCCTGGACgcttaatgtaaataaaaaaaagttgttaaattatttttattttaaaactgaaatatATTAAATATGAATAACGGAATGAAACTTTGGGTATGTTAGGTCTCAAGCCTTGTACGCTTTGAAAACATCGACCAGAACCGCCTGTTCCTGTCTTTTGACGCTCTTCATGTCcagaattttgtaaaaatcgtTCAACTGACACTCCGGCAGTAGCTTCCTGTACTGCTCGATGAAAGCCTTGGACGGATCCACCGGAGTCATCACGACTTTGAGTATCATCTCGgctttggtcatccctttggTGACCACCTTGGTGTACGAGGCCGGAGCTTGTCGATTGATTTGGGACGAAATCGACGGCAGATTCAACAGGATCGTCTTCAGCATGTGCGTGTCCAACAGCAACTGTTCCGCACCCTCCGTATTGATCGGCTTGCACTTGTAGATGTGCTGGATGAACTTGGGAATGAaagaattcgcgaattttatGCAAAACTGCGTAAAGTATTTGCGCGAGTGGGACAAGTTGTCTCTGATTATGGGAATGGTGGTCTTCAAATGGGTCGTTATCGCCGTGATGTACGAGCTTTGGTCGCCCACGGTGTCCACGTTTTGCCACTGAATCTGCAAGCAAAAAGATTTCAAGGGAGGCGGAGCAAGCTTTGTCGGGGGTGGGGCTTCGCAGAGGCGTGGCCAAAGGCGAGCACTGGGAGAGGCGTGACCAAGCGGAACGCGAGCACCCGGAGAGGCGGAGCTTCGCGGGAATAAACCCTGGATGGGGCGTGGCCAAGGGAGAATCATCACGCACCCTACTCGCTTACCTTGCTCATTGCCGTCAACGCCGGTTCGCAAGCATTTTCCAGATCTTGTACCAAAATCAGGATGCAATTGGAAATGACCCTGGATAAAAACGATCAATCAAAAGACAACAAACACTCCGGTCGCGACATACTTATGGAAGTTGTCTTGTTCTTTGGAGAGATCGATCCGCTCGGCCAGCGCCTGTTCGATCTTCTCCTTCAGCTTGTCCGAGAGTTGTTGAGTCGTCTCCAAACAGTACTCCGCCGTCGACAAGATGCAACAAATCTTGGCCAACTCGTCCTTGTTGAACCTGGTGATCTCGCCCTCCTTCAGCAGCGACGAGAAGTTCTGTATCAGCCCCGACGTCGACATCTTCTGCAGGTCCCGCGTCAACAGTTGCACGCTCGTCCCGAGACTCTGAGTCTCGATTTTGGGCAGATTGTTCTGGAGGAGTTTCTCGGAGTACTCGTGCAGGTACTTTTGGAAAGTTTTGGTCAAGCTCAGCATCGACTGTCCTTTGTCGAGCTGGGTGCACTGGATCATGCTCTTCTTGTAGAAGACGAACAGGTCGGGGCAGCTCGGCAGGATGGGGGCTTGGGTGTCGGTGGCTTCCGTCGGTTGGGTCTGTTTGGAGTCCTGGACGAACCGCTCGATCAGATCGGACAGGTTTCTGTCGATGCTCTCGATGTAGATCTCCAAGTGGGGGATGAAACAATCGCCGATCAGGCCGCTGAAGGGCGACTTCCCTCCCAAATCTGGCTCGGCGGAGGTGTCGTCGTCCCGGAGAGTGACCCCGGTGAACCTCCTCGCCAGGAGATTCTCGAAAGTGGAGGTTTTCTGGATCGCGTACAGCAACAACTTCACGTCGATTTCGCTCTTCCTCTTCAACATGATCTTGGAGAGTTCGTCTCGCGTGTTGCGGCAGAACTGCACCGCGATCCTCTCCGACACTTCCCAACTCTGCGGGAACAGATTCCCCAGACGGTCCTCGAATTCGAGCAAGTGCCTCTTGATCCAGGCGTACCTCTTGTCGATCTTGTCCAGCCAAGCCGTGTCTTCGGTCTCTTGAAACAAGTGATTGTACTCTTGCAGCTGCAAGTTGACGAACCACTTCAGCAGATCGCGCTTCACCTTGGGCTCCAAAATGGAGACGACCAGACACGCCTGCGCCAGCTGCTTGTTCGGGATCGACGTCTTGTTGGTGCCCGAGAAGGCCTCCTTGAAGTCGTGAGTGATCTGCTCGGCCAACTCCACGTGAATCGACTTGACTTGATCGCTCAGGCTCTTGATCTGGGGGATGTCCGAGTAGTTCTCGAAGTGAGTCATCACTTCGCTGATCGCCTGCAGCGGGAGCGCGATCTCTCCGTACAGCCGTCTCAGCGTCAGCGACTTGAGAGTGTCGACGCCCCCCACCAGCATGTGCAGGTGGTTGAGGGTGGTTATGGCGAGGGTCAAGTTCCGCTTGGCGCAGTCTAGTTGTTTGATGTCGCGGGTGATTTCCCGCACC contains:
- the kz gene encoding probable ATP-dependent RNA helicase kurz isoform X2, which encodes MVKKRYNWKSRQVVNTIVDDSATKKIQLDLQVEGHYDRSNELVLPSKKRKTKIKEDKKTVTRILSKKQRKKLEKVVEKKKKKENRASLLEALSKVQATPEELSQLTSIAAVQTKGLKRHRFEESNPDKSKRPKRDLQILSGEVKLNSLSGAKRRQLVEGEGSGRKQSDDPNVVGFELSDSGNDSESESESGLEGKPEPEAEESEPEQKSAPDHESEAEGEPELQGAQPAKSQPVEKPEPQPVEKPEPVKTEKSEPKAAAKPAVYVDVIRDDKIQEARLKLPILAEEQQIMEVINENPVVIIAGETGSGKTTQVPQFLYEGGYALKKQIVVTEPRRVAAIAMSKRVAEEMNLSPREVSYLIRFEGNVTDDTKIKFMTDGVLLKEVQNDFLLSQYSVVILDEAHERSAYTDILIGLLSRIVPLRRKRGDPLKLIVMSATLRTEDFTMNRRLFKTPPPVVTVDSRQFPVTIHFNKRTDEDYLSESFNKAVKVHTKLPEGGILIFLTGQQEVTALVKKLRSKFPLRGKPVDIVEEEKPKKRKEKKVYAPAVNLDDYGADWSSDSEEEDSEERPAYNAQPLWVLPLYSMLPTHKQNEVFRPPPAGCRLCVVSTNVAETSLTIPNVKYVIDSGRSKVKLYDKVTGVSSYVVTWTSKASADQRAGRAGRTGPGHCYRLYSSAVFNDTFQAFSVPEIQQKPVDDLYLQMKCLGIDKVVNFPFPTAPDLLQLKTAEHRLEVLGALHKGEVTPLGRAIAKFPVLPRFGKMLALSHQQDLLPYTICLVAALSVQEVLLERPIGQNHDAQVSLKWAGLRRQWAGTGNSLLLGDNMVLLRAVGAAEYANSQGKLEKFCLENGLRHKAVVEIRKLRLQLTNEIKANLPEAEFVVDPQLAPPTDLQAKLLRQVLLSGMGDQIAKKIGTDEAEDSKKLKYAYHANNMEDPVFLHSSSALRKTLPEFVIYQEIYETNKIYMRGVTAIEPEWLPVYVPHLCNLSEPLSDPEPRYDASTGRVYCTVGGTFGTQAWSLSNVEIEHPRTINYYKWFGRFLLEGVVFPKLQKYKSVLLSQPGIMVKSWAKLQPRTDAILKALLSKEVVSKVRLEEIWKDTPKFLLEAYLRWVPESAYGEVSLMWPPLDA
- the kz gene encoding probable ATP-dependent RNA helicase kurz isoform X1; the protein is MVKKRYNWKSRQVVNTIVDDSATKKIQLDLQVEGHYDRSNELVLPSKKRKTKIKEDKKTVTRILSKKQRKKLEKVVEKKKKKENRASLLEALSKVQATPEELSQLTSIAAVQTKGLKRHRFEESNPDKSKRPKRDLQILSGEVKLNSLSGAKRRQLVEGEGSGRKQSDDPNVVGFELSDSGNDSESESESGLEGKPEPEAEESEPEQKSAPDHESEAEGEPELQGAQPAKSQPVEKLEPQPVEKPEPQPVEKPEPQPVEKPEPVKTEKSEPKAAAKPAVYVDVIRDDKIQEARLKLPILAEEQQIMEVINENPVVIIAGETGSGKTTQVPQFLYEGGYALKKQIVVTEPRRVAAIAMSKRVAEEMNLSPREVSYLIRFEGNVTDDTKIKFMTDGVLLKEVQNDFLLSQYSVVILDEAHERSAYTDILIGLLSRIVPLRRKRGDPLKLIVMSATLRTEDFTMNRRLFKTPPPVVTVDSRQFPVTIHFNKRTDEDYLSESFNKAVKVHTKLPEGGILIFLTGQQEVTALVKKLRSKFPLRGKPVDIVEEEKPKKRKEKKVYAPAVNLDDYGADWSSDSEEEDSEERPAYNAQPLWVLPLYSMLPTHKQNEVFRPPPAGCRLCVVSTNVAETSLTIPNVKYVIDSGRSKVKLYDKVTGVSSYVVTWTSKASADQRAGRAGRTGPGHCYRLYSSAVFNDTFQAFSVPEIQQKPVDDLYLQMKCLGIDKVVNFPFPTAPDLLQLKTAEHRLEVLGALHKGEVTPLGRAIAKFPVLPRFGKMLALSHQQDLLPYTICLVAALSVQEVLLERPIGQNHDAQVSLKWAGLRRQWAGTGNSLLLGDNMVLLRAVGAAEYANSQGKLEKFCLENGLRHKAVVEIRKLRLQLTNEIKANLPEAEFVVDPQLAPPTDLQAKLLRQVLLSGMGDQIAKKIGTDEAEDSKKLKYAYHANNMEDPVFLHSSSALRKTLPEFVIYQEIYETNKIYMRGVTAIEPEWLPVYVPHLCNLSEPLSDPEPRYDASTGRVYCTVGGTFGTQAWSLSNVEIEHPRTINYYKWFGRFLLEGVVFPKLQKYKSVLLSQPGIMVKSWAKLQPRTDAILKALLSKEVVSKVRLEEIWKDTPKFLLEAYLRWVPESAYGEVSLMWPPLDA
- the Vps53 gene encoding vacuolar protein sorting-associated protein 53 homolog translates to MEGALEEDVLDEDNQDLFINFTPEVQKAIDEVLPSKDPLDEPDFNSIDYINSLFPTEQSLSNIDEVVAKMENKIHSIDNEISTVVRGQITASQDGRQALDEAQKVIKQLFQHIKNIKEKAEKSEEMVREITRDIKQLDCAKRNLTLAITTLNHLHMLVGGVDTLKSLTLRRLYGEIALPLQAISEVMTHFENYSDIPQIKSLSDQVKSIHVELAEQITHDFKEAFSGTNKTSIPNKQLAQACLVVSILEPKVKRDLLKWFVNLQLQEYNHLFQETEDTAWLDKIDKRYAWIKRHLLEFEDRLGNLFPQSWEVSERIAVQFCRNTRDELSKIMLKRKSEIDVKLLLYAIQKTSTFENLLARRFTGVTLRDDDTSAEPDLGGKSPFSGLIGDCFIPHLEIYIESIDRNLSDLIERFVQDSKQTQPTEATDTQAPILPSCPDLFVFYKKSMIQCTQLDKGQSMLSLTKTFQKYLHEYSEKLLQNNLPKIETQSLGTSVQLLTRDLQKMSTSGLIQNFSSLLKEGEITRFNKDELAKICCILSTAEYCLETTQQLSDKLKEKIEQALAERIDLSKEQDNFHKVISNCILILVQDLENACEPALTAMSKIQWQNVDTVGDQSSYITAITTHLKTTIPIIRDNLSHSRKYFTQFCIKFANSFIPKFIQHIYKCKPINTEGAEQLLLDTHMLKTILLNLPSISSQINRQAPASYTKVVTKGMTKAEMILKVVMTPVDPSKAFIEQYRKLLPECQLNDFYKILDMKSVKRQEQAVLVDVFKAYKA